The DNA sequence TGAGTAAACAAGCATCTGATATACGCagcaccagaaaaaaaaacaatgcctcACGTTATGTAAACAACTGCAAGttaaaatcaaaccaacacactATCTCCACCTTTTTCTGTAGGCACGGCCTTTCGGCGGTGTATCTGTTGATCACAGTATGGTCATTACTGTTGGTAGCCAGCACAACATAGCACCTCTCCAACCGCATGACCTGGCCCGGAACTGGGGTGAAAGGTTTGAATTCTTTGCATTGCAACTTCCTATGTGGTTTCTGCTTTGCACAAGTCATCAGGAAGTTTGAATCTTGTCTAATCTGTATGGGATGGTTCATTCTGCATTTAATGGTTTTTGTTGGTTTTACTGATGTGCTAACACATTTCAGTGATAAGGCAGAGGCATTCCTCCGAAGTTTGGCTGccaaggacagacagacaaagcccaatgggagagaaggagaggcaaCAGAGACGACCTGGGGGCACTACAACAAGCAGACCTCGGACAGAGGGAAGAGCAGGAGCAAGAGTCCCTCGCAAAAGCAGAGAGGACACAGTCGCAGCCGCAGTAGGGGCAAGAGTAGAGGGCGCAGCCGTGCCAAGAGTCGGGCACGAAGCAAGAGTCGGGCGCGGAGCAAGAGTCGGGCGCGGAGCAAAAGCCGGGCACGAAGCAAAAGCCGGGCACGAAGCAAAAGCCGGGCACGAAGCAAGAGCCGGGCACGTAGTAAAAGCAGGGCACGGAGCAAAAGCAGAGCTCCAAGCCGCAGTCGGGCCAAGAGCCGGGCCAGAAGCAGGGCGCGGAGCAAGAGTCGGCCcaggagtaggagtaggagtCGGAGCAGGAGCTGTCCCAGGAGCCGAGGCCGGAGCCAGGTCAGAGACACTGGTGGTTATGCATTCAGCAGAGAGCCTGGGAGTGGAGGCAGTGGCAGCCACTCCAGTATGTCTTCAAAGGTGGACCTTTTCAATGAACTCAAGCAGCTTTTGCAGAGCAAAGGCCTGGAGGACTCCCTGTCTGTGGTGAAGAAAGCCTTCATTACACAACAGGCACAGgtaataatgaaaacaaaacaaattgaatGAATGATCTAATTTGTAAGGATATTTCTGGATACCCAAGCGCTTAACATACCTGTAGGTATGTTAGGTGGTATTTGTGTAGTTATGGCACAATATTTGTATAATTCatgtattgatattgatatgagtGAAATTGTATCAGATGTTTTGGGAAAAAAGTTCTCTTTCACATCATTTCTGCAGACCGCTCCACTGGCCAGTCCATCTGCCGTGCCGGTCCAGGCGTCTGCCTCCCCGCGGCTGCCCGCTGCCTACCCAGCCGCTCCGTTTGAGGCGACCGACAGCTCGCTCCTCCCGCACGAGAGGGTGCAGCAGGACGGCAGCGGCTTCTCCCGCATCCTGAGCATGATGGGCGAGCCGAGCCCGCAGACCCCGGAGCGCCAACGCCAGCCTCaggcggccgccgccgccgccgccaacgTGCCCGACatcgaggacgaggaggagttCCTGTACGGAGACAAGGAGCCGAGTCTCGCTCATCCAAGCGCTCAGAGCGCCCTGGGGAGGCCACGGGCGGACTCTCAGacctcggcggcggcggcggcggcatcgACTCCGCTCCAGCAGTTCAAGGCGCTCCTGGGCGACCCGGGCATGAGCCACATCTTCAAGCATGCCCAGTCGGCGCTGGCTCTGACTGGCATGAGCCAGGGGGCCCCGGCGAAGAAGCGCAGCTCCACGCCAGAGTCCAAAAAGGACACGTCGTCCCACAGGCACAGAGCCAGCAGCCCGGCCAAAGACCACCGGGAGGGGACGCCCAGCGGCGCCGAGTTCGAAAGGGTCAAGAGCCTCCTGAAGAACATGGGGCTGACTCTGAGCACGGCGGAAATCACCAAGATTGCTTCGAAGCTGCGTGACACGCCTTCATCCAAAGGTGAGGGAGTCCTTCCACGCCTTTTTATTAGTATAATTGAGCTTGATACAGTTGAATGAATGACTAGAATTCACAGACAATGTGAAAGATGGTTGTAATTATTGAATTGATAATACATTAATGATAATTCATTTCAATTGGACACTTTTTCTATTTAAGTCATTTTGCTAATCAGATTCACATTATTCAGATTCAGAGTTCTGAATGTTAAggagtatctgtgtgtttttggtaGAGCCTGATTTTGAGTCTTCACTTTTCAGGGTCGAAGTCGGAGAGCACGGACAGCAGGCATTCTCATAGGGATAGAGATAGCAGTCACCATGAGAAGGTGCGTCACTTTACATGGATTTAACATGTGCAGTTCTGTAATCTTCTTTGTAGTCCCTGTTTTTATTGATAATACCCTCCCTCTGCTGTAAATCTTTTGTTATGCCATGAATGTGTTATTTTGGAACCAAGGAAATCTTTTTACACACTTAGTAATGACATTATTTGAAATACATATTCATTTAGCATTGATTGTgttaaaggagagagaaagagatcgaAGTGACAAGCATGGCGGTGGGACGAAAAGGAAGGAACAACTGGTGAAAGAACTGGAGAACATTTTAAAAACGGAAGGTAAAAGTCTGACACTGGTTCTTCATGTCTAACATTGGTGTGCACCATTTGAAGACATCATTTTGTGAGCCATGTTTCCACTGATTGTTTTGCAGGGTATGGGAACTTGATTCCAGTGATTGGCTTCTATTGTAAGCTGTGTGAGGAGTTCTTTGGGGATCTGGCCAGCGCCCAAAGGCATGAGGGCTGCCAGAAGGGTTCCAGAGAGtcgggaaaggtgtgtgtgtgtgtgtgtgtgtgtgtgtgtgtgtgtgagagggtgtgaggCAGCTTCTCTGTTACAGATGACCAAGTATATTTTGCAGCATGTCATACACTACATGCAATATAATAAGTTGTATTAGATTAATGCATTTGCTAAGTTAGTTAACAATAAACACCATAACCATTTCCATATAGGCATATGTTGtacttggaaaaaaaatgataaacatattgataaaaaaaaatgaacatcattaccataacacaacacagcccATCATAGACCATGTTCAATATTAGTAGTACTTTGCTATCAGAAAAGCCAAGCACAGCTGTTGAAGGCCATTTAGGGGACGATTGGATGAACAGTTTAGTAATTGTTTCTTGTTCCCAGGGACCCATGCTTAAGATGTACAGCGACACAAAGAGTGGCTCTGGCCATTCATCGCAACACTCCACAGGACCTGGCCACCCGGAGAAGAAACGGCTTGGGGAAGATGGCAAGGGAGCCCACCGCGATGAGCGGGAACTGAGCCCGGGACACTGGCCCAGAAAGAGGGCCCGGGACGAGCCCGACCGTAGGGACCAGAAGGGTTCTGCTGTCAGGCCCGCAGAACCCATCAGGGTGAAGGTAGAACCTGAGGTTAAGGAGAGGAGCTCCTCAGTAGAGAACGGAGACAAAAAAGGAAGTTCAGACAGTGACTCGGACGGTTCTACCAAAGGTGTCAGccccaagaaaaagaaaaagaaggagaagaagaaaaagaagaaaaaggagaagaagaaattaaagaaggagaaggagaaggagaaggaggggaagtCTAAAACAAAGTCCGCTTAGCTGTTACTTTAGTGtttttttgtccccccccccatttcgTATTTTCCTTTTAGTTGGATTCTTCAACCACAAGACATGATGTTCCTGCCTGGCGACTGCACTTTTTGCAACTCACAGCATGGAGAAGACAACAGCAGCCAATAGCAATGACTTAAAACACCAGGATCTCCTCATATCA is a window from the Sardina pilchardus chromosome 18, fSarPil1.1, whole genome shotgun sequence genome containing:
- the si:ch211-195b21.5 gene encoding serine/arginine repetitive matrix protein 2 — encoded protein: MFRGVSNQNYRSGDSQRPTGFASAPPNGPPPGPRFNTGYGTLYQPPYHGQPGLAYRGPPPGHPSGLPSTRPTFMDARPFGGVSVDHSMVITVGSQHNIAPLQPHDLARNWGESDKAEAFLRSLAAKDRQTKPNGREGEATETTWGHYNKQTSDRGKSRSKSPSQKQRGHSRSRSRGKSRGRSRAKSRARSKSRARSKSRARSKSRARSKSRARSKSRARSKSRARSKSRARSKSRAPSRSRAKSRARSRARSKSRPRSRSRSRSRSCPRSRGRSQVRDTGGYAFSREPGSGGSGSHSSMSSKVDLFNELKQLLQSKGLEDSLSVVKKAFITQQAQTAPLASPSAVPVQASASPRLPAAYPAAPFEATDSSLLPHERVQQDGSGFSRILSMMGEPSPQTPERQRQPQAAAAAAANVPDIEDEEEFLYGDKEPSLAHPSAQSALGRPRADSQTSAAAAAASTPLQQFKALLGDPGMSHIFKHAQSALALTGMSQGAPAKKRSSTPESKKDTSSHRHRASSPAKDHREGTPSGAEFERVKSLLKNMGLTLSTAEITKIASKLRDTPSSKGSKSESTDSRHSHRDRDSSHHEKERERDRSDKHGGGTKRKEQLVKELENILKTEGYGNLIPVIGFYCKLCEEFFGDLASAQRHEGCQKGSRESGKGPMLKMYSDTKSGSGHSSQHSTGPGHPEKKRLGEDGKGAHRDERELSPGHWPRKRARDEPDRRDQKGSAVRPAEPIRVKVEPEVKERSSSVENGDKKGSSDSDSDGSTKGVSPKKKKKKEKKKKKKKEKKKLKKEKEKEKEGKSKTKSA